A single region of the Gossypium arboreum isolate Shixiya-1 chromosome 12, ASM2569848v2, whole genome shotgun sequence genome encodes:
- the LOC108450606 gene encoding protein IRX15-LIKE: MKNGNSNTKLILLHPYIQKQGSSNRLWLLAFVSFFAIAFLLTLIYTRESITTKTTAPSTTVTGPAGSAIGGPPLPNTVVNTLLHYASKSNDSYHMAYSELKPISDVLRKCSSPCNFLVFGLTQETLLWKSLNHNGRTVFIDENRYYAAYYEELHPEIDAYDVQYTTKISETRELIASAKEQIRNECRPVQNLLFSECKLGINDFPNHVYEVDWDLILIDGPRGDGPDGPGRMQPIFTSGVLARSKKGGNPKTHIFVHDYYRDVEKMSGDEFLCKENLVEYNDTLAHFVVERMEENSFQYCRNNNNNIRSTKASSSS; this comes from the coding sequence ATGAAGAACGGTAACAGCAATACTAAGCTAATTCTCCTCCATCCTTATATCCAAAAACAAGGAAGCTCAAACAGATTATGGCTCCTTGCTTTTGTCTCCTTCTTCGCCATAGCTTTCCTTCTAACTCTTATATACACCAGAGAGTCGATTACTACTAAAACTACTGCCCCAAGCACAACTGTCACCGGCCCTGCAGGCTCCGCCATTGGTGGTCCGCCGTTGCCAAACACCGTGGTCAACACCCTCCTCCACTATGCTTCAAAATCCAACGATAGTTACCACATGGCATACTCAGAGCTCAAGCCAATCTCCGATGTGCTGAGGAAATGTTCTTCCCCTTGCAACTTCCTTGTTTTCGGTCTAACACAAGAAACCCTTCTCTGGAAGTCCTTGAACCACAACGGACGCACAGTTTTCATCGACGAAAACCGGTATTACGCCGCTTATTACGAAGAGTTACATCCCGAAATCGATGCCTACGATGTACAATACACGACCAAGATTAGTGAAACCAGGGAGCTAATAGCGTCGGCTAAAGAACAGATTCGGAACGAGTGCAGGCCGGTCCAAAACCTGTTGTTCTCAGAGTGCAAGCTTGGGATCAATGATTTTCCGAACCATGTTTACGAAGTGGATTGGGATTTAATATTGATTGATGGACCAAGAGGTGATGGACCGGACGGACCTGGAAGAATGCAACCCATCTTCACTTCGGGAGTGCTAGCGAGAAGCAAAAAAGGGGGCAATCCAAAGACTCACATATTCGTTCATGATTATTACAGAGACGTGGAGAAGATGTCTGGGGATGAGTTTTTGTGCAAGGAAAACCTGGTGGAATACAATGACACGCTTGCACATTTCGTGGTTGAAAGAATGGAGGAAAACAGCTTTCAGTACTGTcgcaacaataataataatattagatCCACAAAAGCTTCCTCATCTTCCTAG